A genome region from Vulpes lagopus strain Blue_001 chromosome 7, ASM1834538v1, whole genome shotgun sequence includes the following:
- the RANBP6 gene encoding ran-binding protein 6 isoform X1 translates to MAAAVSAGGPATVSGKQEFYQLLKNLINPSCMVRRQAEEIYENIPGLCKTTFLLDAVRNRRAGYEVRQMAAALLRRLLSSGFEEVYPNLPSDVQRDVKIELILAVKLETHASMRKKLCDIFAVLARNLIDEDGTNHWPEGLKFLIDSIYSKNVVLWEVALHVFWHFPGIFGNQERHDLDIIKRLLDQCIQDQEHPAIRTLSARAAAAFVLANENNIALFKDFSDLLPGILQAVSDSCYQDDDSVLESLVEIADTVPKYLGPYLEDTLQLSLKLCGDSRLSNLQRQLALEIIVTLSETATPMLKKHTNIIAQAVPHILAMMVDLQDDEDWVNADEMEEDDFDSNAVAAESALDRLACGLGGKLVLPMTKEHIMQMLQSPDWKYRHAGLMALSAIGEGCHQQMESILDETVNSVLLFLQDPHPRVRAAACTTLGQMATDFAPNFQKKFHETVIAALLRTMENQGNQRVQSHAASALIIFIEDCPKALLVLYLDSMVRNLHSILVIKLQELIRNGTKLALEQLVTTIASVADTIEEKFVPYYDIFMPSLKHIVELAIQKELKLLKGKTIECISHVGLAVGKEKFMQDASNVMQLLLKTQSDLNNMEDDDPQTSYMVSAWARMCKILGSDFQQYLPLVIEPLIKTASAKPDVALLDTQDVENMSDDDGWQFVNLGDQQSFGIKTSGLEAKATACQMLVYYAKELGEGFVEYTEQVVKLMVPLLKFYFHDNVRVAAAESMPFLLECARIRGPEYLAQMWQFICDPLIKAIGTEPDTDVLSEVMNSFAKSIEVMGDGCLNDEHLEELGEILKAKLEGHFKNQELRQVKRQEENYDQQVEMSLQDEDECDVYILTKVSDILHSLFSTYKEKILPWFEQLLPLIVNLICSSRPWPDRQWGLCIFDDIIEHCSPTSFKYVEYFRWPMLLNMRDNNPEVRQAAAYGLGVMAQFGGDDYRSLCSEAVPLLVKVIKCANSKTKKNVIATENCISAVGKILRFKPNCVNVDEVLPHWLSWLPLHEDKEEAIQSLSFLCDLIESNHPVVLGPNNSNLPKIISIIAEGKVNETINYEDPCAKRLANVVRQVQTSEELWLECISQLDDEQQEALQELLNFA, encoded by the coding sequence ATGGCGGCGGCCGTGTCTGCAGGGGGACCGGCTACTGTGTCGGGAAAGCAAGAGTTTTATCAGCTTCTGAAGAACTTGATCAATCCAAGCTGTATGGTgcggaggcaggcagaggaaatCTATGAAAATATCCCAGGTCTGTGTAAGACTACATTCCTCTTAGATGCTGTCAGAAATAGAAGAGCAGGTTATGAGGTGAGACAAATGGCTGCCGCACTGCTACGACGGCTTTTGTCCTCTGGGTTTGAGGAAGTCTATCCAAATCTGCCTTCTGATGTTCAGAGGGACGTCAAGATTGAACTGATACTGGCTGTTAAGTTAGAAACACATGCTAGCATGAGGAAAAAACTTTGTGATATTTTTGCAGTGCTGGCCAGGAATTTGATAGATGAGGATGGCACTAACCACTGGCCCGAAGGTCTGAAGTTCCTTATCGATTCAATCTACTCTAAAAATGTAGTTCTATGGGAAGTTGCACTTCATGTTTTCTGGCACTTTCCTGGGATCTTTGGGAACCAAGAGCGGCATGATTTGGATATCATCAAACGGTTGTTGGACCAGTGCATTCAGGATCAAGAACATCCAGCAATCAGGACATTATCTGCTAGAGCTGCAGCTGCATTTGTACTTGCTAATGAGAATAATATTGCTCTTTTCAAAGACTTTTCAGACTTGCTTCCCGGAATCTTACAGGCTGTGAGTGACTCATGCTACCAGGATGATGATTCAGTGCTAGAATCCCTTGTTGAGATTGCAGATACTGTACCTAAATACTTGGGTCCTTATTTAGAAGACACTCTGCAGTTGAGTCTGAAGTTATGTGGAGACTCTAGACTTAGTAATCTGCAACGCCAGCTGGCCCTTGAAATAATAGTGACCTTGTCTGAAACTGCAACCCCAATGTtgaaaaaacatacaaatataatTGCACAGGCAGTTCCTCATATATTAGCAATGATGGTTGATCTACAAGATGATGAGGACTGGGTAAATGCTGATGAGATGGAAGAAGATGATTTTGACAGCAATGCAGTTGCCGCTGAGAGTGCACTAGACAGACTGGCTTGTGGGCTCGGTGGAAAACTTGTTTTACCAATGACTAAGGAGCACATCATGCAGATGCTTCAGAGCCCTGACTGGAAATATCGACATGCTGGATTAATGGCCTTATCTGCCATTGGAGAAGGATGCCATCAGCAAATGGAATCAATTCTAGATGAAACAGTTAactctgttttgctttttcttcaggATCCTCACCCAAGGGTGAGGGCTGCAGCCTGTACTACGCTTGGACAGATGGCTACAGATTTTGCGCCTAACTTCCAAAAGAAATTCCATGAAACAGTGATTGCAGCTCTGTTGCGTACCATGGAAAATCAAGGTAATCAGCGTGTGCAATCACATGCGGCTTCtgcacttattatttttatagaagaCTGCCCCAAAGCATTGCTAGTTCTATATTTGGATAGTATGGTGAGAAATCTACATTCTATCTTGGTGATTAAACTTCAAGAGTTGATTCGGAATGGAACTAAATTGGCCTTGGAACAGCTTGTGACAACCATTGCCTCAGTTGCAGATACGATAGAAGAAAAATTTGTTCcatattatgatatatttatgCCATCACTAAAGCACATTGTTGAGCTTGCTATTCAAAAGGAACTCAAGCTTCTGAAAGGAAAAACTATTGAGTGCATTAGCCATGTTGGTCTTGCTgttggaaaggaaaaatttatgCAAGATGCATCAAATGTGATGCAGCTATTGTTGAAGACACAATCAGACTTAAATAATATGGAAGATGATGACCCTCAGACATCTTACATGGTTTCAGCATGGGCCAGAATGTGTAAAATTCTTGGAAGTGATTTTCAGCAGTATCTTCCACTGGTTATTGAGCCTCTCATTAAGACTGCTTCAGCAAAACCTGATGTTGCTCTCTTAGACACACAAGATGTGGAAAATATGAGTGATGATGATGGATGGCAATTTGTAAATCTTGGAGACCAACAAAGTTTTGGAATTAAAACTTCAGGACTTGAAGCAAAAGCAACTGCTTGTCAAATGTTGGTTTACTATGCTAAGGAATTAGGGGAAGGATTTGTGGAATATACAGAACAAGTTGTAAAGCTTATGGTTcctttattgaaattttatttccatgacaATGTTCGAGTGGCAGCAGCAGAGTCTATGCCTTTTCTCCTGGAATGTGCAAGAATTCGTGGCCCAGAGTATCTTGCACAGATGTGGCAATTCATATGTGATCCTTTAATCAAGGCTATTGGGACTGAACCTGATACAGATGTACTCTCAGAAGTAATGAATTCTTTTGCAAAATCCATTGAAGTAATGGGAGATGGGTGCCTTAATGATGAACACTTGGAAGAACTAGGAGAAATACTGAAAGCAAAACTTGAAGggcattttaaaaaccaagaattgAGACAGGttaaaagacaggaagaaaactaTGACCAACAGGTTGAAATGTCTCTACAAGATGAGGATGAATGTGATGTTTATATTCTGACCAAAGTATCAGATATTTTGCACTCATTATTTAGTACTTATAAGGAAAAGATTTTACCGTGGTTTGAACAGCTGCTTCCATTAATTGTAAATCTAATTTGTTCAAGTAGGCCATGGCCAGACAGACAGTGGGGATTGTGCATTTTTGATGATATTATAGAGCACTGCAGTCCAACCTCATTTaaatatgtagaatattttaGGTGGCCAATGCTACTAAATATGCGAGACAATAACCCTGAAGTCAGACAAGCTGCTGCTTATGGCCTGGGTGTTATGGCACAGTTTGGTGGAGATGATTATCGTTCTTTATGTTCAGAAGCTGTTCCACTGCTGGTAAAAGTTATTAAGTGTGCaaattccaaaaccaaaaaaaatgtcattgctaCAGAGAACTGTATTTCAGCAGTAGGGAAGATTTTGAGGTTTAAGCCTAACTGTGTAAATGTAGATGAAGTTCTTCCACATTGGTTATCATGGCTTCCACTGCATGAGGATAAAGAGGAAGCTATTCAGTCTTTGAGTTTTCTCTGTGACTTAATTGAAAGTAATCATCCAGTTGTACTTGGTCCAAATAATTCCAATCTTCCCAAAATAATCAGTATAATTGCAGAAGGAAAAGTTAATGAGACTATTAACTATGAAGATCCTTGTGCCAAACGCCTAGCTAATGTTGTGCGTCAGGTACAGACTTCTGAAGAATTATGGTTGGAATGCATATCCCAACTTGATGATGAGCAGCAGGAAGCTTTACAGGAGCTGCTAAATTTTGCTTGA
- the RANBP6 gene encoding ran-binding protein 6 isoform X2: MAAAVSAGGPATVSGKQEFYQLLKNLINPSCMVRRQAEEIYENIPGSSPKGEGCSLYYAWTDGYRFCA; this comes from the exons ATGGCGGCGGCCGTGTCTGCAGGGGGACCGGCTACTGTGTCGGGAAAGCAAGAGTTTTATCAGCTTCTGAAGAACTTGATCAATCCAAGCTGTATGGTgcggaggcaggcagaggaaatCTATGAAAATATCCCAG gATCCTCACCCAAGGGTGAGGGCTGCAGCCTGTACTACGCTTGGACAGATGGCTACAGATTTTGCGCCTAA